A segment of the Catenuloplanes nepalensis genome:
GCGATCGCCGCCCAGCTCATCGGCGTCACCAGCGGCGGCACGCCGTGCGACACCGCGAAGACCTGCCTGGCACTCGCCGCGGCCGGCACCGACCTGGTGTATCGCGGTGTCTCGATGCGCACCGGCGGCTTCACCGACCTCGGCGAGCCGTCCGTGGCCAGCTTCGCCACGCTCCACTTCGACGACCAGGACCAGCTGGACGACGGAAAGATGGAGTTCGTCAACGCCGGGGACGAGGCGCAGGCCTCGACGAAGTCGGCACCGCCCGGTGCGCGCCCGTCCGGCGCGGCCGCGTCCGGCGCGCCACTGAAGATCGGCGGCCTGCTGCCGAAGACCGGTGACCTGAAGCTCGCCTACCCGCCGATGGCGGCCGGTGCGGCGCTGGCGATCCGCGAGGTCAACGCGGCCGGCGGCGTGCTCGGCGAGGACGTGGCCTTCGTCGAGGGCGACGACGGCACCGACCCGGAGGTCGCCAAGGCGACCGTCGCCTCGCACATCGCGGCCGGCGTGCACGTGATCCTGGGAGCGGGCGCATCCGGCGTCTCCACCGCCGTGCTGCCGCAGGTCAAGGCGGCCGGGCTGATCCTCTTCTCGCCGTGCAACACGGCGGCGAGCCTGAGCGGCGCGGACGACGACGGGCTGTACTTCCGGACCGCACCGCCGGACGTCATGCAGGGCGCCGCGCTCGGCGACGTGATCCTGCGGGACGGGCCCGAGCGGATCGCGATCGTGGCGCGCGACGACGAGTACGGCAGCGGCCTCGAGGAGAACCTGCGGGCCGCGCTGGACCGCTCCGGCGTCTCGGCGGAGAACATGCTGGCGCTGACGTACGACCACGAGGCCGAGACGATCGACTTCGCCGGCGGGGCCGAAGAGGTCAAGAAGTTCAAACCGGACGCGCTGGTACTGATCGGCTTCGCCGAGTCCGCCGACGTGATCAAGGCGCTACTCTCCGCCGGCGTCGAGTTCAAACACTGACCGTTGAGCCAGGGCGGGCCTGGCACATTTCCGGGATGTCCCTTCGCGGCGCGACCTCGTAAGTTTCATCTCAGCAACCGCGAGGTGCAGCGAACTTGAGTAGCCGCGAAGGGATATCACGGACATGAGCAGCGACTTCACCGCCGACGACACCACCATCCCGGCCGACACCACCGACGAGGGCCTCGGGCTGAACGACTCCGGCCTGAACGAGACCGGCCTCGACGACCCGGCCGCCGCCGCTCCGATCGACACCGACACCGACACCGACACCGACCTCGCGGACGACGAGGGCGTGCTGATGGTCGAGCAGACGCTGGACGGCGCCACGAACGTCTACATGGACAGCGACGGCGACGGCTTCGCCGACCTGGTCGTGTCGGACCTCGACAGCGACGGCGTCGCGGACGTCATCTCCGCGGACAGCGACGCCGACGGCCGGATCGACACCGCGCTCTACGACATCGACGGCGACGGCGTGATCGACGCGGGCGTCCAGGACACCAACGCGGACGGCGTCGCGGACGTCTTCATGAGCGACACCAACGCCGACGGCTCGCCCGACGTGGTCGAGGTCGACGAGGACTACGACGGCACCGTCGACTACACGGTCCGCGACACCGACTTCGACGGCAACGCCGACGAGGTCGTGATCCCGGTCGCGCCGAACACCCCGGTCAACCCGTACGCGGCCGGCTGAACCCGGACCACCGCACGAAGACTGGCGGGCGCCGACGCTGGGTAGTAGACGGCCCGCGTGGATTTATCGGCACGCGGGTCGCGCGAGACGCGCGATCGGCCCTACGGTGAACCAGCGCTGCACCACGATTCAGCGCCCCCTCGAACGCCTTCGGGAAGGATGCCCGCCATGACCGAGCCGCAAGAGACCGTCGAGACGCGCGGCGACGACCGGGTCGACCTGCTCGCCGCCGACACCGACGGCGACGGCCGGCCCGACGTCTGGGTGGCCGACACCGACGGGGACGGCAAGGCCGACCTCTTCCAGTTCGACACCGACCACGACGGCAAGGTCGACATCACCATGGTCGACCTCGACGAGGACGGCACGCCGGACACCGTCGTCGACGGCGACGGCGGCCACCCGCCGACTGTGTAGCTGGTCGTCACTCCGCTCCTCCGGGCACGGGCCCTCTCGGGCCCGTGCGCGGCGGTCGCTTCACGGTCGTCTCACGGCGACTACTCAAGATCCAGGCGTCCTGTCGGACGGCCTGGATCTTTTGTTGTCAGCGTCCGCCGAGGGCGGAGATGGCCGCCCAGACGATCATCATGAGCATGCCGACCGCGCCGGCCGCGGTGAAGACGCCGCGGACGGTGCCGCCGCGTTCCTCCGGCGCCCTCGCCTCCGGGTGGCCCAGCCGCTTCAGCCGCGCCCGCTGTGCGCGCACCTCCCGCTTCCAGCGCATCACGTCCGCGGTCTCGCCCCCGCCCGGAGGGCCGAGCGAACCGTCGCCAGTCCGGCCGAGCGAGTCGTCGCCGTTCGCCCGGCTGAGTGACACCGCCAGGTGAGCCTGTGCTTGCTGCAGGCGGCGCACCACGCGTCGTCCCCGGATGCCGGCCCGGCCGAAGGCGTAGCCGCGCGCGGCCGCCCGCCGTGTGCCGGAGCCGAGCGCGCGCAGCTCCGCCTCGGTGGCGATCTCCGGGTCGCCCAGATCGGCCAGCAGCGACACGTAGTAGTCGGCCTCGCGGCCGTGGGCGGCGCGCACCACGTACGCGATCAGCAGCAGCGGTGGGATGCCCTTGATCACCAGGATCAGCAGCACGCCGAGCGCGCCCTCCACCGGCCCGTCCAGAAGTATCGGCGTGTTCCACAGGAAGTGGCAGGCCCAGGAGCCGGCGAACGCGAGCAGCGCGATGCCGGCCCGGCGCGTCAGCCGCCGGTCCGTGCGCACCACCAGATAGCCGACGCCGACGCCGGCGAGCGCGCCGAACAGCGTGTGGCTCCACAGCCCGGCCAGGAAGCCGCGCAGGAAGAACGTGATCACGACCGGCGAGACACGGTCGCCCTGGCCCTCCACCGCGACCGCGTTGACCGCGAAGACCACGTCCTCCGCGACCTGGAAGCCGAGCCCGACCATCGCGCCGTAGACCGCGCCGTCCAGCGGGCTGTTCACCTGCGCGGCCGCGACCAGCACGATCGCGAAGACGCCGAGCACCTTGACGGTCTCCTCGACGGTCGGTCCCGCGATCGCGGCACCCCAGTCCGCGGCGAACTCCGGCGAGACCAGCTTGGCCAGCACGTTGTGCAGCGCGCCGGCACCGGGGATCGCGACCGAGGTCGCCACCAGCGCGCCCCAGGCGAACGCGGTGGCCAGCAGCGTGGGCGGTTCACGTTCCAGGAAGTCCAGACCACCCACGAAGATCCAGAAAGGTACGGCGTAGAGCGCGAACAGCACGACCGCGACCACGGTGGCGACCGGGTAGATCGTGACCGACTCGCGCAGGAACACGGCCATCCGCACCGCGCCGACCGCCAGCAGCAGCGCGAGCACCCAGAACGCGGGCATCAGCAGCGCGCCCCGGCTCAGCGCGCCCTCCGGTGTCGGCAGGACCTCGTTGGCGCCGCTCACTCCGCACCCCGGACGGTTATGGATCTTGTGGAGGTGTCGATGACGGCACGCGCGGCGGACAACTGCGGATCGGTGCCGCTGACCGTGACCTCGATGGAGCGTTCGCCGGCCAGGAAGACCGCGTACCGGCCGCCGCGGCCCGGTGCGCTGTAGCCGCCGGCCAGCCCGAGCAACTGCCCGTCCGCGGTGGCGATGCTGGCCTCCCGCCCGACCACCTGGTAACCCCGGTTGGCGGCGATCTTGCGGCGCAGCTTGTCGGCCGCGTCCGGCAGACCGCCGTCGAAGGGCTGGACCACCACCGCGTACCGAATCGGGCCGACCAGGAAGAGCACGGTGCCGCGGTCGTCGGACGGGCGGGTCTTCGTCACGTCCAGCAGTGCGCCGGGCGGCGGGATCACGGTGACGCCGCCGCCCACGTGGTAGGGCACGTCGTCCGGAAGGGCCTGTGTGGAGTCGAGAGACCGGTCCAGCGCGGGCAGGCCGAAGGCGAGCAGCCCGAGCACGAGCACGATGGCGCCGCTGCCGAGCCCGTTCCGCAGCAGCCGACGCCACATTCCCACATATAGACGCTAACGGTTGTGGTGACGATTCGTGGCCTCCTTCTCACGGATCGTCCGAGTGGTCGACGCGCGTTCAGCCGTCCAGGGTCAGCGTGGCGAGGTAATAGGGCCGATCCACGTCGTCCACATCGGTGATCCGCCAGCGTGTCCCCTCGACGAGCCCACGCAGCTCGTCCACGGAACAGACCAGGTAGTCGAACCAGTCCGTGGCGAGCTCCCGGTAGCGCAGCCGCAGCCGCAGCTGCCCGCCGAGCCGCCCCCGCGACCGGTTGAGCTCGTGATAGCCGACGTGCACCGGATCCGTGGTGCCGTACGGGTCGGTGCCGTGCGCGATCAACCGGGCGCCGGGCGCGGCCATCTCGGCCAGCGCCGCCAGGAAGCCGGCCGCGCGGTGATGACCCTCCAGCAGCCCGAGATTGTTGCCGAGCAGCAGGAACGTGTCGTAGCGGCGCCCGTCGCGGGCATGCTCGTCGACCGAGGCCAGCACGGTGTCGCGCAGGCCGCGCCGCCGGCAGACCGCGATAGCGCCGGGCGAGACGTCCAGCCCGGTCACGTCCACACCCGACTCCTGCAGCGCCAGCGCGATCCGGCCGCCGCCGGTGCCGATGTCCAGCACCCGGCCCCGGGCGAGCGCGATCGCGCGATGGTCGTGCGGCTGCCACTCGTCCGGCCCGGCCAGGTACTGATCCGCGGGCGCGCCGTTGATCAGGCCGTCCTCGCGTTCGATGATCTCGATGACCGGGCGCGGCACCCGGCCGCCGGCCAGCGGGCGGGGCCCGATGCCGGTGCGTATCGCGTAGGCGTCCCGGAGCAGCTCGCCGAAGACGTCACCGACGCGCGGGCGGGGAACGGGTTGTAGATTGTCCACGCCTCGAAGCCTGTCAGATCGCGGACACCGTTTCCGCCCGCCGCGCGTTGAGCCGTTCGTCGCCCGATCGCGTATATAAGGTCGACACGGCCCACAGGCAGAGCGAAGGCGGAGGAGCACACGGATGACCGTGATTCCCTCCGCCCTGGCACTACCGGCGGGTCATGAAGAGCGGTCCGTCAGTCACCCTGACGCTGCGCGGGGATCTGCCCCTGCAGCAGGGCGCGAACCTCAGACTCACGGTAGCGACGGTGGCCGCCCAGCGTGCGTATTGCGCTGAGCTTGCCCGCCTTCGCCCACCGAGTCACGGTCTTCGGGTCGACACGGAACATCGACGCGACCTCGGCCGGCGTGAGTAGCGGCTCTGGTTCGTGCGTACGCGATGCCATCGGTCACTCCTCCACAGGTACCTAAAGACATCGGCCGGGGTCCCGCCGGCCGACGCGTCTTTCATGGTCCGGCTAGTCCCCGATGTCCGACATGGGCCGAACGGACTAACGTCCCTGGATGGACGGATGAGCCATGACCGATTTATTGCGATTTTCTACGCCAGATACCTACTTAATTGGACGCTTAGTCACGCTTCGTATCTGACCAAGTACGAGCCTAGCCCATCATGGGAGCGCGTCCACGGTCCGATTCGACCCGCAATGTGCGCCATTTGCATGACAAATCGAGCAGAGGGCGAGCAATCGAGGACGGTCACCACAACAGGACGGCCACGGTAGGCGAATGGTTACGCCCCGCGGCCGTCGTGATGATCGCTCTCAGTTACATCGCTCCAGGAGCTGAACGGCGCGCCAGCGCGCGACGAGCTTCTCGTACGCCTCGGTCGCGCCCTCCGCGTCACCGTTCGCGAGCCCGGCCAGGCCCGTGGCGACGAGCGCCGGCGAGTCGTCCGCCTCCAGCTCGTCGTCCGGCAGCAGATCCACCAGGCCGGCGTAGTCCAGCTCCACCACCGAGCGCGGGTGGAACTCCTCCAGCCAGCGCGCGCCCTCCTCCACCGCCTCGGTGATCGGCGCATCCCCGACGCTCTTGCGCAGCACCGAGACGCCCCGGTGGGCGCGGCGGCGGGCCTTCGAGATCTCGGTGCGGAAGCGCAGGCTCCGGCGGTTGCCCGGCCCGGTCACCAACTCCCGCTCGGACTGGTCCACGAACACGAACCAGCGCAGCGGTACGCCCCAGGTGGAGGCCTGCTCGTGCACGCGCGGCACGCCCTCCTCCAGCACGCGGGCGCCGGTGCGCGCGTCATCCACCACGGCCTTGGCCTGACCGGCCAGGATCGGCGGCACGAACGCGTCGGCGAGCACGGACGGCACGCCGTCGCGGGCGGAGAGCGCGGCCTCGGCGACCCGGAGCTTGAGGTTCCACGGGCAGACCAGGATCGTGTCGGCGTCCTCCAGCACGTACGCCTCGTCCGGCAGGTCGGGCAGGCGGGTCCAGCCGGCGCCGAGCGCGGAGAGCACCGCGGTGCGCTGCCGCCCGGGGCCGTCGACGGTCGTGATCGCCCGGCCCTCCCGCGCGTACCGCCGCCAGAACAGCTGACGTTCCCGGTCGAAAGCGGTCAAGGGCTCGTAGACCCGCAGGTACGACGCGAACAGTGACGACACGGCCCGATCCTTCCACGCCGCGGTGAAGGGCTCGCCCACAGCATCTCCGATCACGGTACTTATCGCCCACTCCAACGCCGAAGTCCTAGGGTTCTTGAGTGGGCGCCGACAATCCGCCCCGCCACATGCCCCACAAGGGCCCGAAGCAACGCCAGAGGAGCAGACATGTCCTTCTTCGCCAACGTCGACGACCAGGGACTGACCGGCCACGAGCAGGTCGTCTTCTACCAGGACAGGCAGTCCGGGCTCAAGGCCGTCATCGGCATCTACTCGACCGCGCTGGGCCCCGCGCTCGGCGGCACCCGCTTCTTCCCCTATCCGGACGAGGAGTCCGCGGTCGAGGATGTGCTCAACCTCTCACGGGCGATGGCGTACAAGAACGCGCTCGCCGGTCTGGACCTCGGCGGTGGCAAGGCCGTCATCTGGGGCGACCCGGAGCAGTTGAAGAGCGAGGCGCTGCTTCGCGCGTACGGCCGGTTCATCGAGTCGCTGAGCGGTCGCTACTACACGGCGTGCGACGTCGGGACCTACGTGCCGGACATGGACGTGATCGCACGCGAGACGCGGTACGTGACCGGGCGCAGCGTCGAGCACGGCGGCGCGGGCGACTCGTCCGTCCTCACCGCGTGGGGCGTCTTCCAGGGCATGCGCGCGGCGGCCGAGCACGTCTGGGGCAGCCCGTCGCTGTCCGGGCGCCGGATCGGGGTCGCCGGGCTCGGGAAGGTCGGCAAGTATCTCGTCGGGCATCTGATCGAGGACGGCGCGTCGGTGGTCGCCACGGACGTCAGCGAGGCCTCCCGGGCGTGGGCGCGGTCCACGTACCCGCAGATCGACCTGGTCGACGACACGGACGCGCTGATCACGTCCGACATCGACGTCTACGCGCCGTGCGCGCTGGGCGGCGCGCTGAACGACGACTCGGTGCCGCGGCTGCGCGCGAAGGTGGTGGTCGGCGCCGCGAACAACCAGCTGGCCCACCCGGGCGTGGAGAAGCTGCTGGAGGAGCGCGGCATCCTGTACGCACCGGACTACCTCGTGAACGCGGGCGGCGTGATCCAGGTCGCGGACGAGATCGAGGGCTTCAACTTCGAGCGCGCGAAGCTCCGGGCGAGCAGGATCTACGACACCACGAAGAAGATCCTCCGGCTCGCGGAGTCGGACGGCGTGCCGCCGGCGGTGGCCGCGGACCGGCTGGCCGAGCGCAGAATGGCCGAAGTCGGGCGGCTTCGGGGGATTCTTCTGCCGCGCCGGGCCTTTTAGCGACGCGCGAGGGGCAACGTGCGCTACCCGAGGTGCCGAACGTCGCCTCGCCCATGTACCGTAAGAGCCACGAGAGATGCCTGACGTCATCGGGGCCCGCCTTCGGGCTGCCCCGAATTCTGTGCGAGGGGGTCGAGCCATGGGGCGCGGCCGAGCCAAGGCCAAGCAGACGAAGGTGGCGCGGGAGTTGAAGTATCACTCCCCGAACACCGACCTCGCCGCCTTGCAGCGGGAGCTTACCGGCGGTTCGAGGTCGGAACACGACTTCGACGACGAGCACAATGAACGCCTCGACGATGACGACGAGGACGACACCGTCGACGACGACACGGATTCGTGGTCGTCGCCGCGGCGCCGCTCCTGACTGCTGGCAATCTGAGCACGCGGCCCCCCGCGTGCTCACGCATGTCCGCATCGCCTGAGGATGTTCCACACCCCCTCGCGGCGATGCTGTCTGCGCTTGTTCAGCAGCAGTCGACGTCATCGTCAAGGTGCGCATAACGACGAGACCGGCGGATCATCGCAGGACACTGCGACGATCCGCCGGTCTCGCGTGCTCGGTCAACGGGGAGGGCGATTGTTCCAGTTGTAGAAGGTCGGGATGTTCTCGAAGTGGTTCCATGCGCAGACCGCGCTGGACCCATCACCCCTGGACGTCTCCTCCCGGCGTGAGCGTGCCTCCGCGGCCTCTTCGAGCAGCGCGGTCAGTCCGGCACCTGCGCTCCGCACCCGCTCGGCCACCGAGTCGTTCGTCGTCTCGGCGGCGTCATCCGGCTGCCGAGCGTTGGTGATCTCGGGCATGGTGCAGCACTCCCTCCAGTAGGCGGATCTTGCTGTTGCGGCAGTGGTTCGTCTCCGTACCATCGAAACGCCCGTGCTCGAAGTATCGGTTGGCCGCGTGCGCGCCACCGCAGAACTCGAAGTACGGACACCGGTCACGGCACGCCTCCACGCCCGCGAGAAACTCACCGATCCACGGGGTCGACGTCGCGTCCGCAAGGATGTGGTCGAGCCCGCGCTCGAGCACGTTGCCGCTGACGAAGTCGCCGTACCGCGGATCGGAGAAGCCCGCCAGCTCCGGCGAGAGCAGCACCACCGAGCCGTCGTGCGCGATCGTGGGGATCGGGTCCAGCTCGCGCGGCAGCAGCGCGCCCGCGGTGCCGTCCAGCACCGCCGCGGCGTACCGCAGGGACAGCTCGATCTCCCGCAGGTGGATGCGCGGGTCCCGGCGCCAGGCCGCGCACAGCTCCGCCCAGAACGCGGTGACGGCCTCGGCCGGGAAGCCGTTGTCCCGCTTGTTCACGCCCTCCTGCTCCTCGACGTTGATGCCGAGCACGTCGCAGCCGAGGGCGAGGAAGTAGTCGTAGAGCTCGGTGGCCAGCCCGGGGTGCGGCTCACCGACCACGCAGAGCGCCGAATAGGGGATGCCGTGCCGGCGCAGCGTCTCGACGCCACGGGCGATCCGGTCATACGCCGGGCGGCCGCCCCGGGTGACCCGCTCGCCGTTGCGCTCGCGCGGCCCGTCCACGCTCACGCTGACCCGCATGTCGTGCGCCGTGAAGAACTCGCACCAGGCGTCGTCGATCAGCGTCGCGTTCGTCTGCACGTGGTGCTCGACCTCGGGCCCGAACGGCGCCATCAGCGCGGCCAGCGCGTCCCGCCCGGCCGCGAGCGGCTCACCGCCGTGCCAGACGACGGAGAAGCGGGTCTCCCGCGCCCACGCGTTGACCGGCTCGGCCACCGCCTCCGCGACCGCGACCGGCATCCGCTTGTCGATCGCGCGAAACGGCAGGTAGCAGTAGCTGCAGTCGAGATTGCAGAGAGTCGTCGGCTGCATCACCACATATGCCGGGACGGTGGCGATGCCGCGCATCCCCGAATCGGCCACCGCACCTCCTCCACCGGCCCGCGCGCTCAGGTGAACAGCGGGTATGCCGTTTCAGGCTAGGCGGACACGTCCAGTCGGGTGAAGCCCCAATCATGCATCCCGATGTTGATCTTGGTGTTCCGCCCGAACCTTTCACAAGCTTTGACGTTCCCACGCCCGGCGTGGTTGCGGTCCGCACGCTCCCGCGGGCACCGGTCGTCGCTGGCGCTCCTCCCTTCCGGTCCCGTCGCGGGTCACCACGACCCAACCCCAGCGGTGCGGCGCCGCTTCCGGCGTGAGGCACTGCGGCACCCGTGATCGGGGCCCGACGCGCTCGACCGGGCTCAAGTCGATCGCGCCGCACGACGCCGATCCGGGAGAACGCATTCCGGTGCCGGCGGCCGCGACGGGAGGAAGCGTGGATCTTGGCAAAGATCGCATCGAGATCAGCTGGATAAGCAGGGCGGTGCTGGTGGCCCCCTGCCGGTTTCGTCGCCGGTCACGAAGAGGTCGGGTCGCACCCACCTCGGCAGGCTCTGGCCCGCTGGCTTTGTTCGCAGCGCCTGCGGCGCGTCGTCGGCCAGCCGCCTGCGCGGCCATGATCGTCAGTCCGGAGCTGGATGACCGCGCTCGGACACCGCCGCCGGTCGCCTTACAGCGACGGGCAACAGACCGCGGCTGGCGTGAGCACTTTCATGATCGAGGCGTCCCCGAAGTGGTTCTAGCGACTTCGGGGACGCCTCGATCATGGATGCGTGGCCGGAGTCGATCACGCGAAGCCCACTAGTGATACGCGAAGCACCGTATGGGGACCTCATACGGTGCTTCGCGTATCACTAGTCAAGATGTGTCCTGACAGCCGCACCGCTTTAGTGCGATATTTCGGGCGTGAGGGCTGCGCAGCGTGCGGCGTTCCACATAGCGGTGATGGTTTCCCGCCATGCGGCGGATCTACCGGCCTGGTGACATTTCCGGTGCGGCTGGTGACGTGGTGGGTGCGGAGTTGTCCAGATGCCTTGCGGCCGTTGAGGCCTCGATGCCGGCAACGCGGTGGACCGGCCGGAAGCCACACCGGTGCGCACCATGGGGTTCGTGGTGACCAGCGACGCGGCCGGTCCCCGCGGGAGCATGCCCGGGGCGCCCACGCCGGAAGCGGGAAGATCTGGGTATGAAAGAAGCCGCGCGGGCCGGAAAGCGGCCCGCGCGGCTTCACGTAAGACCAGAATCAGCCGCGGGTGTGCTGGCCGATCATCTGCACCGTGCCGGTGCCCTCGATGATCTCGCCGGCGTGCCAGGCGTCGACGCCGCGGCCGGCCAGGAACGCGAGCGCGCGGTCGGCGTCGGCGGCCGAGACGACGGCGAACATGCCGACGCCCATGTTGAACGTCGACTCCATCTCCGGGTCCTCGATCCGGCCCTTGGCCTGAACCAGCTCGAAGATCGACTGCGGCTTCCAGGTGGAGCGGTTGACCACCGCGTCGACGTGATCGGGAAGGACGCGGACCAGGTTGCCGGGGATGCCGCCGCCGGTGACGTGCGCGAGCGCGCGCACCTCGCACTCGGCGATCATGCCCAGGCAGTCCTTGGCATAGATCTTGGTGGGGGTGAGCAGCTCCTCGCCGAGCGTGCGCTGGCGGCCGAACTCCTCGACGACCGTCTCCAGGCGCATGCGGCCGGCGCCGAGCAGCACGTGGCGGACCAGCGAGTAGCCGTTGGAGTGCAGGCCGGACGAGCGCATCGCGATCACGACGTCGCCGACCTCGACGCGGTCCCGGCCGAGGAGGTCGGCCTCCTCGACGACGCCGACGCCGGTGGCGGACAGGTCGTACTCGTCCGGGCGGAGCACGCCCGGGTGCTCGGCGGTCTCGCCACCGAGCAGCGCGCAGCCGGCGTAGCGGCAGCCGTCCGCGATACCGGCGCCGATCTCCGCGACCTTCTCCGGCTCGACCTCGCCGCAGGCGATGTAGTCGAGCAGGAACAGCGGCTCAGCACCGCAGGCGACCAGGTCGTCGACGACCATGGCGACCAGATCGATGCCGACCGTGTCGTGGATGTTCAGCTGCTGGGCGATGACCAGCTTGGTGCCCACGCCGTCGGTGGAGGAGGCGAGGATCGGGTTCTTGTACTTCTTGGCGTCCAGCCGGAACAGGCCCGCGAAGCCGCCCAGGTCACCCATGACCTCGGGACGGGACGCGCGGCGCACCTTGTTCTTCAGCAGCTCGACGGCGCGTTCACCGGCGTGGATGGAGACGCCGGCGTCCGCGTACGTGACCGTGCGCTTTCCCCTGTTCCGGCCGGCACCGGCCTGCCACGGCTGCCGGTCACCATCCGCCGCGTCGTTGGATCGCTCGGTCACGTGCGTCACGTTTCTCCCCTTGTGCTCTCGCGTCAGGCCGGGCGTGCCGCTCTGCGCGCTTGTCTGGCCGTACGGCCGCGACGTCACGGTTCTCGTGGGTCGCGGCGTGCCGGGCCTAAGAATGATGCGGCTTGTCCCCGCCACCGGGCGAGGCGACCAGGTCCGCCTCGTCGTTCTCCAGCTCGTGGTCGGGGCTCGGCCCCGGCGCTCCGCCCTCCGCGACCTGTGCGGGCACGGACGGCATGCCGACGGACACCCGGCGGCCGACGCCCTCGAGCACGTGCTTGCCGATCATGTCGTCGGCCGGCAGCGCGATCGGGTACTCCCCGTCGAAGCAGGCCCGGCAGAGCCGGGTCTTCGGCTGCTCGGTGGCGGAGATCAGGCCCGCCAGCGAGATGTAGCCGAGGGAATCCGCGCCGATCGCGCGCCGGATGCCCTCCGTGTCCAGACCGTTGGCGATCAGCTCCGCGCGGGTGGCGAAGTCGATGCCGTAGAAGCAGGGCCAGCGGACCGGCGGCGACGAGATGCGCACGTGGACCTCGAGCGCGCCGGACTCGCGCAGCATGCGCACGATGGCCCGCTGGGTGTTGCCGCGGACGATCGAGTCGTCGACCACGACGATCCGCTTGCCGCGCACGTTCTCCCGGAGCGGGTTCAGCTTGAGGCGGATGCCGATCTGCCGGATGGTCTGCGACGGCTGGATGAAGGTCCGGCCGACGTAGGCGTTCTTCAGCAGACCCTGGCCGTAGGTGATGCCGGAGGCCTCGGCGTAACCGATCGCGGCCGGCGTGCCGGACTCCGGCACCGGGATCACCAGGTCGGCCTCGACCGGGCTCTCCTTGGCCAGCTCGCGCCCGATCTGGACGCGGGCCGAGTAGATGTTCCGCCCGTTGATCGTGGTGTCGGGACGGGCAAGGTACACGTACTCGAAGAGGCAGCCCTTCGGGTCCGGCGTCGCGAAGCGCACCGAGCGCAGGCCGTCCTCGTCGATCGCGATCAGCTCGCCCGGCTCGACCTCGCGGACCACGCTGGCGCCGCAGATGTCCAGCGCCGCGGTCTCGCTCGCGACCACCCAGCCGCGCTCCAGCCGGCCGAGCACGAGCGGGCGCACGCCGGCGGCGTCACGTGCCGCGTACAGCGTGTTCTCGTCCATGAAGACGAAGCTGAAGGCGCCGCGCACGCGCGGCAGCACCTGCAGCGCGGCCTGCTCGACGGACAGGTCGGGGTACGACGCGAGCAGCGTGGTGACCAGCGACGTGTCCGTGGTCGAGCCGTCCGACCCGAGGTCCAGGCCGCGCTCGGTGACCTCACGGGCCAGCTCGGCCGTATTGACCAGGTTGCCGTTGTGCGCCAGCGCGATCGTGGTGCCGGACGTGGTTGCCTTGATCGTGGGCTGCGCGTTCTCCCAGTTGTTGCCGCCGGTGGTCGAGTAGCGCGCGTGGCCGACCGCGAGGTGGCCGCGCAGGCTCGCCAGCGTCGGCTC
Coding sequences within it:
- a CDS encoding ABC transporter substrate-binding protein; this translates as MRIRRGTVIAAACAALLAGVTACGSTEGSSEGNETGGPIQLYGTDGNMISSFGDEFDQPGALRGMKGTTPLAPLTDDFKNRLKGVNPELGDYVYSGETYDAVVMSAIAAELAGSTAPAAIAAQLIGVTSGGTPCDTAKTCLALAAAGTDLVYRGVSMRTGGFTDLGEPSVASFATLHFDDQDQLDDGKMEFVNAGDEAQASTKSAPPGARPSGAAASGAPLKIGGLLPKTGDLKLAYPPMAAGAALAIREVNAAGGVLGEDVAFVEGDDGTDPEVAKATVASHIAAGVHVILGAGASGVSTAVLPQVKAAGLILFSPCNTAASLSGADDDGLYFRTAPPDVMQGAALGDVILRDGPERIAIVARDDEYGSGLEENLRAALDRSGVSAENMLALTYDHEAETIDFAGGAEEVKKFKPDALVLIGFAESADVIKALLSAGVEFKH
- a CDS encoding PrsW family intramembrane metalloprotease, whose protein sequence is MSGANEVLPTPEGALSRGALLMPAFWVLALLLAVGAVRMAVFLRESVTIYPVATVVAVVLFALYAVPFWIFVGGLDFLEREPPTLLATAFAWGALVATSVAIPGAGALHNVLAKLVSPEFAADWGAAIAGPTVEETVKVLGVFAIVLVAAAQVNSPLDGAVYGAMVGLGFQVAEDVVFAVNAVAVEGQGDRVSPVVITFFLRGFLAGLWSHTLFGALAGVGVGYLVVRTDRRLTRRAGIALLAFAGSWACHFLWNTPILLDGPVEGALGVLLILVIKGIPPLLLIAYVVRAAHGREADYYVSLLADLGDPEIATEAELRALGSGTRRAAARGYAFGRAGIRGRRVVRRLQQAQAHLAVSLSRANGDDSLGRTGDGSLGPPGGGETADVMRWKREVRAQRARLKRLGHPEARAPEERGGTVRGVFTAAGAVGMLMMIVWAAISALGGR
- a CDS encoding class I SAM-dependent methyltransferase, with translation MDNLQPVPRPRVGDVFGELLRDAYAIRTGIGPRPLAGGRVPRPVIEIIEREDGLINGAPADQYLAGPDEWQPHDHRAIALARGRVLDIGTGGGRIALALQESGVDVTGLDVSPGAIAVCRRRGLRDTVLASVDEHARDGRRYDTFLLLGNNLGLLEGHHRAAGFLAALAEMAAPGARLIAHGTDPYGTTDPVHVGYHELNRSRGRLGGQLRLRLRYRELATDWFDYLVCSVDELRGLVEGTRWRITDVDDVDRPYYLATLTLDG
- a CDS encoding BldC family transcriptional regulator, whose translation is MASRTHEPEPLLTPAEVASMFRVDPKTVTRWAKAGKLSAIRTLGGHRRYRESEVRALLQGQIPAQRQGD
- a CDS encoding Glu/Leu/Phe/Val family dehydrogenase — translated: MSFFANVDDQGLTGHEQVVFYQDRQSGLKAVIGIYSTALGPALGGTRFFPYPDEESAVEDVLNLSRAMAYKNALAGLDLGGGKAVIWGDPEQLKSEALLRAYGRFIESLSGRYYTACDVGTYVPDMDVIARETRYVTGRSVEHGGAGDSSVLTAWGVFQGMRAAAEHVWGSPSLSGRRIGVAGLGKVGKYLVGHLIEDGASVVATDVSEASRAWARSTYPQIDLVDDTDALITSDIDVYAPCALGGALNDDSVPRLRAKVVVGAANNQLAHPGVEKLLEERGILYAPDYLVNAGGVIQVADEIEGFNFERAKLRASRIYDTTKKILRLAESDGVPPAVAADRLAERRMAEVGRLRGILLPRRAF
- a CDS encoding DUF3073 domain-containing protein, which translates into the protein MGRGRAKAKQTKVARELKYHSPNTDLAALQRELTGGSRSEHDFDDEHNERLDDDDEDDTVDDDTDSWSSPRRRS
- the amcA gene encoding multiple cyclophane-containing RiPP AmcA; translated protein: MPEITNARQPDDAAETTNDSVAERVRSAGAGLTALLEEAAEARSRREETSRGDGSSAVCAWNHFENIPTFYNWNNRPPR